Proteins from one Sabethes cyaneus chromosome 2, idSabCyanKW18_F2, whole genome shotgun sequence genomic window:
- the LOC128736123 gene encoding uncharacterized protein LOC128736123 produces MLFGNPEVIVQNLISKIHSTPAPKADKLDTLVKYSLSVQNLCATIEACQLEEYAYNVALLHELVDKLPPSCKVDWAKHRRDLPRVNLIAFSAWLYQLAETVCPIARLTCSEAVPGRGNKKNSAYVNTHSEESSDNPKEKPDHRTKGNPSGPSSSGGCVACKGNCPKLEKCQRFNELSYNARWAIIKEFMICRKCLKKHKGSCKSLQVCGKNGCTFKHHELLHNYQRDGAGSNPSSNKGQNSNAGIQNTTVRECNAHHKSTNQGLFRVVPVVIHGPKKSIKTYAFLDDGSSLTLVDASLVQELGLQGNPEPLCLKWTGNKRRLENDSLELDIDVSGTGEIQKKYCLRGVHTISNLDLFHQTVDVHQLAKRYRHLRGIPIESYTNVQPRILIGIDNANITLPLKGREGNMFEPIATKTRLGWIVHGGSSTTDSLIGYHSVEFCPCSESSDHMLQQSIQEYFSLEGLGICKSKKPLISGEEERAQQLLQSVTQTDSGRYEVPLLWKYDKVHLPNSKPAALRRFHCLENRMKKQPKLAEVLRAKIDDYRRKGYIRKLSNEELQKPQERVWYLPLFPVINPNKPGKVRFVWDAAAMTHGVSLNSMLLKGPDLLTPLDYVLYRFREFRIGLSGDVREMYLQMLMAARDQHCLRVLWSDDGTGEPSTYVTQVMPFGTSCSPSCAQYVKNLNASNFAGQYPQAAQTIIKQHYVDDMLASVETEEEAIQLAKDVKHVHAQAGLEMRNWISNSPAVVEAMKETKTEEKNLNLGPELGTEKVLGMWWCTATDTFTYKLSVKHDRDLLAGTRKPTKREVLRTLMAVFDPLGLISNVLVYLKVLFQEIWRCGIDWDDEIPDSLNEKWIEFLPKVQYVRIPRCYRCITSLTPETNVQLHTFVDASLSGFAAVVYLRIEQGSSVECAIVGAKARVSPLKFVSIPRLELQAAVIGVRLADRISKSLTYKIDKRVFWSDSRDVLCWIRSDHRRYSQFVAARVSEILETTEMADWRYINTKDNVADDATKWERQPDLTEESRWFTGPKFLWEHNEGWPVDSHQSSSTNEELRANLFHHIASPPPVIDVRRFSRWQSLLRATAVVLRVKHNFRCVIDKLSRRDGLLTADELRQASIFLFRQAQAESYPDEIRILASAEKSKKSLMKSSSIYKLNPFLDEHQVLRMHGRISACEYASMDARNPIILSQNNYVAWLVVKDCHERFHHRNHTTVLNELRHVYRIPRLKQLFNKVKAGCQMCKNEKSVPQPPPMGDLPEARLAAFTRPFSFVGVDYFGPINVVVGSRVEKRWGVLTTCLTVRAIHKKSRTRSVQTLA; encoded by the coding sequence CTGACTTGCAGTGAAGCGGTTCCCGGTCGAGGAAACAAGAAGAACTCAGCTTACGTCAACACGCACAGTGAGGAGAGCTCTGACAATCCGAAGGAGAAACCGGATCATCGAACGAAAGGGAATCCATCCGGTCCGTCTTCCTCAGGTGGCTGCGTCGCTTGTAAAGGAAATTGTCCGAAGTTGGAGAAGTGCCAGCGATTCAACGAGCTTTCGTACAATGCTCGATGGGCGATTATCAAGGAGTTCATGATTTGCAGAAAATGTCTCAAGAAGCATAAGGGCAGCTGCAAATCCCTACAAGTGTGCGGAAAGAACGGCTGTACGTTCAAACACCATGAACTTTTGCACAACTATCAACGGGATGGAGCGGGATCGAACCCATCTTCCAATAAGGGTCAGAACTCCAACGCAGGCATTCAAAACACAACGGTGCGTGAGTGCAATGCTCACCACAAGTCGACTAACCAAGGACTGTTCCGTGTTGTCCCGGTGGTCATTCATGGCCCGAAGAAATCCATCAAGACGTACGCCTTCCTAGATGATGGCTCATCTCTTACGTTGGTTGATGCGTCCTTAGTCCAAGAATTGGGATTGCAAGGAAACCCGGAGCCACTGTGCCTGAAGTGGACCGGGAACAAGCGCCGGCTGGAAAATGATTCACTAGAACTCGACATCGACGTATCTGGAACGGGAGAAATCCAGAAGAAATACTGCCTACGAGGAGTTCATACTATTTCCAACCTGGATCTATTCCATCAGACGGTGGATGTGCACCAATTAGCTAAACGATACCGGCACCTGCGGGGAATTCCTATCGAATCGTACACCAATGTACAACCTCGAATCCTAATCGGGATCGACAATGCCAACATCACGCTGCCGCTTAAGGGAAGAGAAGGAAATATGTTCGAGCCGATTGCAACGAAGACTCGTCTGGGCTGGATTGTGCACGGAGGCTCCAGTACAACTGACTCGTTAATCGGATACCATTCAGTGGAATTCTGTCCATGCAGCGAATCGTCCGATCACATGCTGCAGCAATCAATTCAGGAGTACTTTTCTTTGGAAGGTCTGGGCATCTGTAAGTCAAAAAAGCCTCTGATCTCTGGTGAAGAAGAACGTGCCCAACAGCTTTTACAGTCTGTCACCCAAACAGATAGCGGAAGATACGAAGTACCTCTACTGTGGAAGTACGACAAAGTCCATCTACCTAACAGCAAACCAGCGGCTCTGCGACGGTTCCACTGCCTTGAGAATAGGATGAAGAAGCAGCCGAAGCTAGCCGAAGTATTGCGTGCGAAGATCGATGACTATCGGCGGAAAGGGTACATAAGGAAGCTGTCGAACGAGGAACTACAGAAACCGCAAGAACGAGTGTGGTATCTTCCGCTGTTCCCGGTTATCAACCCGAATAAGCCTGGGAAAGTCAGGTTTGTTTGGGACGCAGCAGCAATGACACATGGCGTATCGCTCAATTCCATGCTGCTGAAAGGACCGGACTTGCTGACTCCGCTGGACTACGTGCTCTACCGTTTCCGTGAATTTCGAATTGGACTTAGTGGTGACGTTAGGGAGATGTACCTGCAGATGCTGATGGCCGCGCGAGATCAACACTGCCTTCGAGTACTGTGGAGTGACGACGGAACGGGCGAACCTAGCACGTATGTAACACAGGTTATGCCATTCGGAACCTCCTGTTCACCATCCTGTGCACAGTACGTGAAGAATCTCAACGCGAGCAATTTCGCAGGCCAGTACCCGCAAGCAGCACAGACGATTATAAAACAGCATTACGTGGACGACATGTTGGCGAGCGTGGAAACGGAAGAGGAGGCAATTCAGTTAGCGAAAGACGTTAAGCACGTTCACGCTCAAGCGGGACTCGAAATGCGCAATTGGATCTCAAACTCGCCAGCGGTGGTGGAAGCAATGAAGGAGACGAAGACCGAAGAGAAGAATCTCAACTTGGGACCAGAGCTGGGAACAGAAAAGGTCCTAGGAATGTGGTGGTGCACGGCTACAGATACGTTCACGTACAAGCTCTCGGTGAAACACGACCGTGACCTGTTAGCTGGAACGCGTAAACCCACGAAGAGGGAGGTTTTACGAACGCTCATGGCCGTCTTTGATCCACTAGGATTGATATCCAACGTGCTCGTCTACTTGAAGGTTCTATTCCAGGAAATATGGAGATGCGGCATCGATTGGGACGATGAAATTCCGGACAGTCTCAACGAGAAGTGGATCGAGTTTTTACCTAAAGTGCAATACGTCAGGATTCCTCGTTGTTATCGCTGTATTACATCGCTAACACCAGAAACGAATGTCCAGCTGCACACGTTCGTCGACGCAAGTCTCTCTGGATTCGCCGCTGTAGTCTACCTACGCATCGAGCAGGGTAGCTCTGTGGAATGTGCCATAGTGGGCGCAAAAGCACGGGTGTCTCCTCTCAAGTTCGTCTCCATTCCCAGACTGGAGTTGCAGGCAGCGGTCATCGGAGTCCGGCTGGCGGACCGAATCTCCAAGTCCTTAACATACAAGATCGACAAACGAGTTTTTTGGAGCGATTCTCGTGACGTACTGTGCTGGATACGATCAGACCACCGCCGGTATTCACAATTCGTCGCAGCTCGTGTTAGCGAGATTCTGGAGACGACGGAAATGGCAGATTGGAGGTATATCAACACGAAGGACAACGTAGCGGACGACGCTACCAAGTGGGAGCGGCAACCAGATCTTACAGAGGAAAGCAGATGGTTTACGGGACCGAAGTTCTTGTGGGAGCACAACGAAGGCTGGCCTGTGGATTCACATCAGAGCAGCTCGACGAATGAGGAACTCCGCGCGAATCTCTTCCATCACATAGCAAGTCCACCTCCAGTGATAGACGTACGACGGTTCTCCCGTTGGCAGAGTTTACTTCGAGCCACTGCTGTAGTGCTGCGCGTCAAACACAATTTTCGTTGCGTGATCGACAAATTGTCACGAAGGGATGGCCTGCTTACGGCGGACGAGCTGCGGCAGGCATCTATTTTCCTATTCCGACAAGCACAAGCAGAATCATATCCAGATGAAATCAGGATCCTTGCGAGTGCAGAAAAGTCCAAGAAGTCGTTGATGAAGTCCAGTTCGATATACAAGCTAAACCCTTTCCTCGACGAGCACCAAGTTCTACGGATGCACGGTAGGATCAGCGCGTGCGAGTACGCCTCCATGGATGCACGTAATCCAATTATCTTATCGCAGAACAATTACGTAGCTTGGTTAGTGGTGAAGGACTGTCACGAACGGTTCCATCACAGGAATCACACCACCGTCTTGAACGAGCTGCGGCATGTCTACCGGATTCCGAGGCTGAAACAGCTGTTCAACAAAGTCAAAGCAGGGTGCCAGATGTGTAAGAATGAGAAATCAGTTCCACAACCTCCTCCAATGGGTGATCTACCGGAAGCAAGACTGGCGGCGTTCACTAGACCTTTCTCCTTTGTTGGGGTTGACTATTTCGGTCCGATTAATGTGGTGGTAGGGAGTAGAGTTGAGAAACGTTGGGGTGTGCTAACGACGTGCTTAACAGTGCGCGCGATACACAAAAAGTCGCGCACTCGCTCAGTGCAGACTCTTGCATAA